A part of Myxococcus landrumus genomic DNA contains:
- a CDS encoding alpha/beta fold hydrolase — MAVALGALILLVGAALGAWWWMGRALFQPGTVEPVLAARGESFEVPPGQAPDAPFWQVTPDVRLRHMAVGQGRNVVVVHGGPGLPPVEPWRAATLMSDTLRWHFYDQRGCGESSRPFTSPPTGGTWQAMQAVEARLGLAAQLADLERIRRLLGQERLTLVGHSFGALVAALYAAEWPERVEALVLVAPAPLVTMPAGDGDLFTQVRARLDEPGQQALKEWMKRTFDFPARLKDDEAHLAEHFDQFGPLYAQAMRKSNAQARMPASGTAGGFLSLGLYLSLGRTHDWREWLGRVRAPTLVIHGARDLQPRSATQRVVEALPHARLVELAGSGHFPFEEQPEDFAATVRAFLTEVER; from the coding sequence ATGGCGGTTGCACTCGGAGCACTCATCCTGTTGGTCGGCGCGGCGCTGGGGGCCTGGTGGTGGATGGGACGAGCCCTCTTCCAACCCGGCACCGTGGAGCCCGTCCTCGCCGCACGCGGTGAGAGCTTCGAGGTGCCCCCTGGCCAGGCCCCGGACGCCCCTTTCTGGCAGGTGACGCCCGACGTGAGGCTCCGGCACATGGCGGTGGGCCAGGGACGAAACGTCGTCGTCGTCCATGGAGGCCCGGGCCTGCCCCCCGTGGAGCCGTGGCGCGCGGCGACCCTCATGAGCGACACCCTGCGCTGGCACTTCTATGACCAGCGAGGCTGCGGCGAGTCCTCGCGTCCGTTCACCAGCCCCCCGACGGGAGGCACCTGGCAGGCCATGCAGGCGGTGGAGGCCCGGCTGGGGCTCGCCGCGCAGCTCGCGGACCTCGAGCGCATCCGGCGCCTGCTCGGGCAGGAACGCCTGACGCTGGTGGGACACTCCTTCGGCGCCCTGGTCGCCGCGCTGTACGCCGCGGAGTGGCCGGAGCGCGTCGAGGCCCTCGTGCTGGTCGCCCCCGCGCCCTTGGTGACGATGCCCGCGGGTGATGGAGACCTCTTCACCCAGGTGCGAGCGCGATTGGATGAGCCCGGCCAGCAGGCGCTGAAGGAGTGGATGAAGCGCACCTTCGACTTCCCCGCGCGGCTGAAGGACGACGAGGCGCACCTCGCCGAGCACTTCGACCAGTTCGGTCCGCTGTACGCCCAGGCCATGCGGAAGAGCAACGCCCAGGCACGGATGCCAGCCTCGGGGACCGCGGGCGGGTTCCTCTCACTGGGCCTCTACCTGAGCCTGGGCCGCACCCACGACTGGCGCGAGTGGCTGGGCCGGGTGCGTGCGCCGACGCTCGTCATCCACGGAGCCAGGGACTTGCAGCCGCGCTCCGCCACCCAACGCGTGGTAGAAGCCCTGCCCCACGCGCGACTGGTGGAGCTGGCGGGCAGCGGGCACTTCCCCTTCGAGGAACAACCCGAGGACTTCGCCGCCACGGTGCGCGCCTTCCTCACGGAGGTCGAGCGGTGA
- a CDS encoding FMN-dependent NADH-azoreductase, which yields MARILHLDSSARSGASGQTPHGSHTRRLSSRFITRWQASRPGDTVVYRDVGQTPPAPVTGPWIHAAFTAPAKREPWMKDVLAESDALVDELLGADLIVAGVPMYNFNVPAQFKAYIDNIIRVGRTFGFDRSRAGDPYWPLLTDAHKKLVILSSRGDFGYGRGERLETMNHVEPSIRTAFGYMGITDVNSVAIEYDEFGGERLQRSITLAEDQVDALVTRMLREWTPHQALPAPLAVERVQAHHGP from the coding sequence ATGGCCAGGATTCTTCATCTCGATTCGAGCGCCCGTTCAGGCGCCTCCGGACAAACCCCTCACGGCTCCCACACGCGCCGGCTCTCTTCCCGCTTCATCACGCGCTGGCAGGCAAGCCGTCCGGGCGACACCGTCGTCTACCGCGACGTCGGACAGACGCCTCCCGCGCCCGTGACAGGCCCGTGGATTCATGCGGCCTTCACCGCCCCCGCGAAGCGCGAGCCCTGGATGAAGGACGTGCTCGCGGAGAGCGACGCCCTGGTGGATGAGCTGCTCGGCGCGGACCTCATCGTCGCGGGTGTGCCCATGTACAACTTCAACGTGCCCGCGCAGTTCAAGGCGTACATCGACAACATCATCCGCGTGGGCCGCACCTTCGGGTTCGACCGCTCCCGGGCCGGTGACCCCTACTGGCCCCTGCTGACCGATGCCCACAAGAAGCTCGTCATCCTGAGCTCACGCGGGGACTTCGGCTACGGACGCGGCGAGCGGCTCGAGACCATGAACCACGTCGAGCCAAGCATCCGCACCGCGTTTGGCTACATGGGCATCACGGACGTGAACTCCGTCGCCATCGAATACGACGAATTCGGCGGTGAGCGGCTCCAGCGCTCCATCACTCTCGCGGAGGACCAGGTCGATGCCCTCGTGACTCGGATGCTTCGCGAGTGGACTCCACACCAGGCGCTCCCGGCACCGCTGGCAGTCGAGCGAGTGCAGGCCCACCACGGCCCATGA
- a CDS encoding alpha-ketoglutarate-dependent dioxygenase AlkB codes for MSELRSIPLGDVCEVVVGQLPRELVPGTEGFEALWELHPSEFHEIMIHGRQVRTPRWQQAYGADYHYTGRVNRALPLVAPMDAWLAWARETFDVRLNGLLLNWYDGTVGHYIGKHRDSDVHRIEGSPIVTLSFGEERAFRMRPWRGEGFTDIPAVNGGVIVIPWSTNRAFTHEVPASARARGRRISVTLRAFDS; via the coding sequence ATGAGCGAGCTTCGGTCCATCCCTCTCGGCGATGTGTGTGAAGTCGTGGTGGGGCAGTTGCCGCGCGAGCTTGTGCCGGGCACGGAGGGCTTCGAGGCCCTCTGGGAACTCCATCCGAGCGAGTTCCACGAAATCATGATTCACGGCAGGCAGGTCCGCACGCCGCGTTGGCAGCAGGCCTATGGCGCCGACTATCACTACACGGGCCGGGTCAACCGGGCATTGCCGCTGGTCGCGCCCATGGATGCGTGGCTGGCGTGGGCTCGGGAGACCTTCGACGTCCGCCTCAATGGGCTCCTCTTGAACTGGTACGACGGCACGGTGGGCCACTACATCGGCAAGCACCGCGACAGCGACGTCCACCGCATCGAGGGCTCACCCATCGTCACGCTCTCCTTCGGTGAGGAGCGCGCGTTCCGGATGCGGCCCTGGCGAGGAGAGGGGTTCACCGACATCCCCGCGGTGAACGGCGGTGTCATCGTGATTCCGTGGTCGACGAACCGGGCCTTCACGCACGAGGTGCCGGCGTCCGCGCGCGCACGCGGACGAAGGATTTCGGTGACGCTGCGAGCCTTCGACAGCTGA
- a CDS encoding class I SAM-dependent methyltransferase, whose amino-acid sequence MSAQYDSIGEKVADWDVLPVRSEYLEGHTFFKVLGPVTGQSVLDVACGDGLYTRQFKARGANRAVGVDVSEEMIRAGRKLEDEQRLGIEYHVSDVAEMAPLGQFDLVTAVYLLHYAHSPEHMLRMCRNIHAHLKPGGSFVTYTFNPGFSAKGPNSTRYGISMRDFPQAPLDGHAITAELHTKTPFTIHFSYWSQATHEQVLREAGFHSLTWTRPECSSEGLRKYGQAFWQDYLDNPHGIALRCQR is encoded by the coding sequence ATGTCGGCGCAATACGATTCGATTGGCGAGAAGGTCGCGGACTGGGATGTGCTGCCGGTGCGCTCCGAGTACCTCGAAGGGCATACCTTCTTCAAAGTCCTGGGCCCCGTCACCGGACAGTCCGTCCTCGACGTGGCGTGTGGCGATGGGCTCTACACGCGGCAGTTCAAGGCGCGGGGAGCCAACCGCGCGGTGGGGGTCGACGTCTCGGAAGAGATGATTCGCGCCGGACGCAAGCTCGAGGATGAGCAGCGGCTGGGCATCGAGTATCACGTGTCGGACGTGGCGGAGATGGCGCCGCTGGGCCAGTTCGACCTGGTGACGGCTGTCTATCTATTGCACTACGCGCACTCGCCTGAACACATGCTGCGCATGTGCCGCAACATCCACGCGCACCTGAAGCCCGGGGGCAGCTTCGTCACCTACACCTTCAACCCCGGGTTCAGCGCGAAGGGCCCCAACAGCACGCGCTATGGCATCAGCATGCGGGACTTCCCCCAAGCCCCCCTGGATGGACACGCCATCACCGCGGAGCTGCACACGAAGACGCCCTTCACCATCCACTTCTCGTATTGGAGTCAGGCCACCCACGAGCAGGTGCTGCGTGAGGCGGGCTTCCACTCCCTCACCTGGACCCGTCCCGAGTGCTCCTCCGAGGGCCTCCGCAAGTATGGCCAGGCGTTCTGGCAGGACTACCTGGACAATCCTCACGGCATCGCCTT
- a CDS encoding WGR domain-containing protein: MPRFEIREGSSNKFWEISLEGATFTTTWGRIGTNGQTKTQQFDSEETAKKEHDKLVREKENKGYERVGASASTKGASNPELEAAILKAPDDEAAYLVYGDWLQGQGDPRGEFIALQHARSQAIGSAATTHKRQVAAFLKKHQAQMLGGELTRASLAEELVVDWHLGFIRAARLGKADAESRLDVPSAVRALLTHPSARFLRGLSIGLVDLEGNNTYDGVTRAIVDAGASQSLQRLFIGDFNYPSQYEISWSYLKDVSPLYAVLPDLRSLRLRGTAVELADIHLPELREFIMESGGLPLGAVKSIANARWPKLERLDVWFGSARYGAEGGVEDIRSILDGKGLPKVTQLGLCNSEFTDELVKVLPTAKILAQLTHLDLSKGILSDEGAQVLARNASAFGHLKSLDLRQNLLTHDGVKLLATLCPNVALGYQRNPDADSRYCSVGE; the protein is encoded by the coding sequence ATGCCGCGGTTTGAAATCAGGGAAGGCAGCTCCAACAAGTTCTGGGAAATCTCGCTCGAGGGCGCCACCTTCACCACGACGTGGGGGCGCATCGGTACGAACGGACAGACGAAGACCCAGCAGTTCGACTCCGAGGAGACCGCGAAGAAAGAACACGACAAGCTCGTCCGCGAGAAGGAGAACAAGGGCTACGAGCGTGTCGGCGCGAGTGCGAGCACGAAAGGCGCGTCCAATCCCGAGCTGGAGGCGGCCATCCTGAAGGCCCCCGACGACGAGGCTGCCTATCTCGTCTATGGCGACTGGCTCCAGGGGCAGGGAGATCCACGCGGAGAGTTCATCGCCCTCCAGCACGCTCGGAGCCAGGCCATCGGCTCGGCGGCCACCACGCACAAGCGCCAGGTCGCGGCCTTCCTCAAGAAGCACCAGGCCCAGATGTTGGGCGGAGAGCTCACTCGGGCCTCCTTGGCGGAAGAGCTGGTGGTCGACTGGCACCTGGGCTTCATCCGAGCCGCCCGCCTGGGAAAGGCGGACGCCGAGTCTCGCCTCGATGTCCCCAGCGCGGTGCGCGCGCTGCTCACGCATCCCTCCGCGCGGTTTCTCCGGGGGCTCAGCATCGGGCTGGTCGACCTGGAGGGCAACAACACCTACGACGGGGTGACCCGGGCCATCGTCGATGCGGGGGCCTCCCAGAGCCTCCAGCGTCTCTTCATCGGCGATTTCAACTACCCCTCGCAGTACGAAATCTCCTGGTCCTACCTCAAGGATGTCTCGCCCCTCTACGCGGTGCTGCCTGACCTGCGCTCCTTGCGCCTGCGAGGGACCGCTGTCGAGCTGGCTGACATCCATCTGCCGGAGCTGCGGGAGTTCATCATGGAGTCGGGTGGCCTGCCGCTGGGGGCCGTCAAGTCCATCGCCAACGCGAGGTGGCCGAAGCTGGAGCGCCTGGATGTCTGGTTCGGCTCCGCGCGCTACGGGGCCGAGGGCGGCGTGGAGGACATCCGTTCCATCCTCGATGGCAAGGGCCTGCCGAAGGTCACCCAACTGGGCCTGTGCAACTCCGAGTTCACCGACGAACTCGTCAAGGTGCTGCCCACGGCGAAGATTCTCGCCCAGCTCACACACCTCGACCTCTCCAAGGGCATCCTCTCCGATGAGGGCGCACAGGTGCTCGCCAGGAACGCCTCGGCCTTCGGCCACCTCAAGTCCTTGGACCTCCGGCAGAATCTCCTCACTCACGACGGGGTGAAGCTGCTGGCCACGCTCTGCCCGAACGTCGCCCTGGGCTACCAGCGAAACCCCGACGCGGACTCCCGTTATTGCTCCGTGGGCGAGTAG
- a CDS encoding MerR family transcriptional regulator, which translates to MSGLLYAIGETSRITGLSVKALRLYQEKGLLEPSCVDPSSGYRYYTERDITLAHTLRALRDLRLSLEEIRGVLAELNQGASLAEQLAQVRARLAEEAASAQRSVLALDTLLRHQTQAEAYLRAPPPILERWLPTARVAMHRARGRYSDASVVFPRLLAVCGPHMAGAPFCLLHEAEYREDDADISWCVPLAPGATPEGVHVEEIPEVQAATLVHSGPPDSVGPSWARLFAHLHAKERAPTTPLRETYLRVETKEGQSWLTELALPWTLKQA; encoded by the coding sequence GTGAGCGGACTGCTGTATGCCATCGGAGAGACGTCGCGCATCACGGGCCTGAGCGTGAAGGCGCTGCGGCTCTACCAGGAGAAGGGGCTGCTCGAGCCCTCGTGCGTGGACCCTTCTTCCGGCTACCGGTACTACACCGAACGCGACATCACGCTCGCCCACACGCTGCGCGCCCTGAGAGACCTGCGGCTGTCCCTCGAGGAGATTCGGGGAGTGCTCGCGGAGCTGAACCAGGGCGCCTCGCTCGCGGAGCAGTTGGCGCAGGTGAGGGCCCGGCTCGCCGAGGAAGCCGCGAGCGCGCAACGCTCCGTGCTCGCGCTGGACACCTTGCTGCGTCACCAGACCCAGGCGGAGGCCTACCTGCGCGCCCCTCCACCCATCCTGGAGCGATGGCTCCCGACAGCCCGCGTCGCCATGCATCGCGCGCGAGGGCGCTACTCGGATGCGTCAGTGGTCTTCCCCCGGCTGCTGGCCGTGTGTGGCCCCCACATGGCCGGTGCGCCCTTCTGCCTCCTGCACGAGGCGGAGTACCGCGAGGACGACGCGGACATCTCCTGGTGTGTGCCCCTCGCGCCCGGTGCCACGCCGGAAGGGGTCCACGTGGAGGAGATTCCCGAGGTCCAAGCGGCCACGCTCGTCCATTCAGGGCCGCCGGATTCGGTGGGCCCCTCCTGGGCTCGACTCTTCGCGCACCTGCACGCGAAGGAGCGCGCTCCGACGACGCCCCTGCGCGAGACGTACCTGCGCGTGGAGACGAAGGAGGGACAGTCCTGGCTCACGGAGCTCGCGCTCCCGTGGACGTTGAAGCAGGCCTGA